From Panthera uncia isolate 11264 chromosome E1, Puncia_PCG_1.0, whole genome shotgun sequence, one genomic window encodes:
- the SPEM2 gene encoding uncharacterized protein SPEM2, which produces MENQLYYDSLGSCSQYQEAPQGANDLLLLLLGLVILVNIGINVVTAMWHELQNALDKMIQWIHLKNEIFQASEGSPKDAPAKTQDVHIHCALDPVEVKMAWPTCHRSSSYRRLRSPRCSCRRHRRCSHRRGRHPGRHRPCSHQWGLRNHRHFPPNRSVFHSHCHSRKMSRLRPVPSFDEDNLDSCLEEDDLSFPHPKYPWRGWGGLYQPVGLPSNLGLWGRQGGILASLPPPSLYLSPELRRMARRVEAKSELRLQSYGPHCPQSRIWGNLEAERQTPSPPPPRRLPPGPSRVPAEHSPYPSGAQLLHDSRDQRRRGLEGSGPPCALVPRGSRPEAREPCSPQAHRQSLPGHAHSQSNRSPHPSTGHLGQGAQDPHEVRRRTGESTEATPARHPLTTASLTVLGETSHRRAPAPGSALLPRSSQPLPEAQAPEPPPAQPTFRPLSRTPAANGSYQVYDSLELKRQVQESRARASSLPPPCTSASRPSLHRSRNGKLH; this is translated from the exons ATGGAAAACCAGCTCTATTATGACAGCCTGGGGTCCTGCAGTCAATACCAAGAAGCTCCCCAGGGTGCCAACGACTTACTGCTCCTGCTGCTGGGTCTCGTCATTCTTGTCAACATTGGGATCAACGTGGTAACTGCG ATGTGGCATGAACTCCAGAATGCCTTAGACAAGATGATACAGTGGATTCATCTGAAAA ATGAAATCTTCCAGGCTTCCGAAGGTTCCCCCAAAGACGCCCCGGCCAAGACCCAAGACGTTCACATCCACTGTGCCCTGGACCCTGTAGAAGTGAAGATGGCCTGGCCCACCTGCCATCGCTCTTCCTCCTACCGCCGTCTCCGCAGCCCCCGCTGCAGCTGTCGCCGCCACCGCCGCTGCAGCCACCGCCGTGGCCGGCACCCCGGCCGCCACCGCCCCTGCAGCCACCAGTGGGGACTGAGGAACCATAGGCATTTCCCCCCCAACCGCTCCGTCTTCCACAGTCACTGTCACAGCCGCAAGATGTCACGGCTGCGGCCAGTGCCCTCCTTTGATGAGGACAACCTAGACTCCTGCCTGGAGGAGGATGACCTATCCTTCCCGCACCCCAAGTACCCAtggcggggctggggagggctctACCAGCCGGTGGGCCTGCCCTCCAACTTGGGGCTGTGGGGCCGCCAGGGTGGGATCCTGGCCAGCCTGCCACCACCTTCTCTGTACCTGTCACCTGAGCTGCGCCGCATGGCCAGGCGCGTGGAGGCCAAGTCGGAGCTGAGGCTGCAGTCCTACGGGCCCCACTGCCCCCAGTCCCGAATCTGGGGCAATCTGGAGGCTGAGCGGCAGACCCCgtctccaccacccccccgccgGCTGCCCCCCGGCCCCTCCCGAGTCCCCGCGGAACACAGCCCTTACCCCTCAGGGGCCCAGCTACTCCATGACTCCCGGGATCAGCGGCGGCGTGGTCTGGAGGGCTCCGGACCCCCCTGTGCCCTGGTGCCCCGGGGGTCCCGGCCCGAGGCCCGGGAGCCCTGCTCCCCCCAGGCCCACCGGCAGAGCCTCCCTGGCCACGCTCACAGCCAGTCCAACCGCAGCCCCCACCCATCCACGGGGCACTTGGGCCAAGGCGCCCAGGACCCCCACGAGGTTCGGCGCCGGACCGGCGAAAGCACCGAGGCAACGCCCGCCCGGCACCCTCTGACCACCGCATCCCTCACCGTGCTGGGCGAGACCTCCCACCGACGGGCCCCGGCTCCCGGCTCAGCCCTGCTGCCCcgctcctcccagcccctgcccgAAGCCCAGGCTCCCGAgccgcccccagcccagcccaccttCAGGCCACTCAGCCGGACCCCGGCGGCCAATGGCAGCTACCAGGTATACGACAGCCTGGAGCTGAAGCGGCAGGTCCAGGAGAGCAGAGCGCGGGCCAGCTCCCTGCCGCCCCCCTGCACCTCGGCCTCCAGGCCCTCCCTGCACAGGAGCCGGAACGGGAAACTCCACTGA
- the SPEM1 gene encoding LOW QUALITY PROTEIN: spermatid maturation protein 1 (The sequence of the model RefSeq protein was modified relative to this genomic sequence to represent the inferred CDS: deleted 1 base in 1 codon): MAMAERPRPGWASYPSSSTNSCQDLGNSILLLLGLIICINIGINMVTLLWRRLRAFLHRVFHVVYEKEASKPASPEKQTQPPKESAPAVHLRCTMDPVKMTVTPPPTRRHRHRGSSRRRAHRPVAWAPDTDDDEKPPHRHPAVCSHNWDHCADWESFRSTQGLWAPHTIRFQQTVEGKPLKGGMQSELGLEAYVYPVNPPPPSPKGLSHDNSGAGAGAGVGAQAEQEQGTPAPPAPPPAQGPAIVPDLPGRPSSRRVLYDAREVRRRLRELTREVGALSHCYPLISKSSNAEGTGKDWVYRSLAER; encoded by the exons ATGGCCATGGCTGAGCGGCCGCGGCCTGGGTGGGCCTCATATCCCAGCTCCAGCACCAACAGCTGTCAGGACCTGGGCAACTCCATCCTGTTGCTATTGGGTCTCATCATCTGCATTAACATTGGCATCAATATGGTGACGCTG CTCTGGCGCAGACTCCGCGCCTTCTTACATCGGGTGTTCCACGTCGTTTATGAGAAAG AAGCTTCTAAGCCAGCCTCACCTGAGAAGCAGACCCAGCCTCCGAAAGAGAGCGCCCCTGCGGTCCACCTTCGATGCACCATGGACCCCGTGAAAATGACCGTGACC CCCCCACCCACTCGCCGCCATCGCCACAGGGGCTCCTCGAGGCGCCGGGCGCACCGCCCGGTCGCCTGGGCCCCCGACACCGACGACGACGAGAAGCCCCCACATCGGCACCCAGCAGTCTGCTCCCACAACTGGGATCACTGCGCAGACTGGGAAAGCTTCCGATCCACCCAGGGGCTCTGGGCTCCCCACACCATTCGCTTCCAGCAGACCGTAGAAGGAAAGCCCCTCAAAGGAGGGATGCAGTCGGAGCTGGGCCTGGAGGCCTACGTGTACCCGgtgaaccccccacccccgagcccAAAGGGCCTGAGCCACGACAACTCCGgggcgggcgcgggcgcgggggtgggggccCAGGCCGAGCAGGAGCAGGGCACCCCTGCccctccggccccgccccctgcccagggccccGCAATCGTCCCCGACCTCCCCGGGCGCCCCTCCTCGCGCCGCGTATTGTATGACGCCCGAGAAGTGAGGCGGCGCCTCCGGGAGCTGACCCGCGAGGTAGGGGCCCTGTCCCACTGCTACCCGCTGATCTCCAAGTCCAGCAATGCCGAGGGGACGGGCAAGGACTGGGTATACCGTTCCCTGGCAGAGAGGTGA